A genomic stretch from Arachis stenosperma cultivar V10309 chromosome 3, arast.V10309.gnm1.PFL2, whole genome shotgun sequence includes:
- the LOC130970331 gene encoding uncharacterized protein LOC130970331, which translates to MSVTAGVSDTVIAIRDKLRGKIGQTKVKRYWPGKIPEWADDENEDVAADIRPTREAALEKAFPRHEDDKGIVKGDDRRLRRLAQSRIDNREEVRADHRRIRQAEIISTIEEETRIQEGLELEEEDVEALQEKRSRLRERMLQLQREQEEALPQEEEEEEEEEEEEEEESEYETDSEEEYTGVAMVKPVFVPKSERDTIAERERLEEEERVAEEARKRKMEERRIETKQLIVEEIRKDEEIQKNLEMEANIADVDTDDEINEAEEYEAWKVREIGRIKRDREDREAMLKEKEEIERVRNMTEEERREWERKNPKPVRASKQKWKFMQKYYHKGAFFQSNPDDRSATSASDNIYTRDFSAPTGEDKMDKTILPKVMQVKHFGRSGRTKWTHLVNEDTTDWNNPWTYNDPLRAKYNDKMAAMNAPIAKPKGSKKLKDWESR; encoded by the coding sequence ATGTCGGTGACAGCGGGTGTTAGCGATACAGTTATAGCCATAAGGGATAAGCTTAGAGGTAAAATTGGCCAAACTAAAGTTAAGCGTTATTGGCCTGGTAAAATTCCTGAATGGGCTGATGATGAGAATGAAGATGTTGCCGCTGATATTAGGCCCACCAGGGAAGCTGCTTTGGAGAAAGCTTTTCCTCGACACGAAGATGATAAGGGTATTGTTAAGGGCGATGATCGTAGGCTTCGTCGTTTGGCTCAGAGTCGAATTGATAACCGCGAGGAAGTCAGGGCTGATCATCGGCGAATTCGGCAAGCTGAAATTATTTCTACCATTGAAGAGGAGACTAGGATACAGGAAGGGTtggaattagaagaagaagatgtGGAAGCCTTGCAGGAAAAGAGGAGTAGACTTAGAGAGAGGATGCTTCAGTTGCAAAGAGAGCAGGAAGAAGCACTGCCtcaagaggaggaggaggaggaagaagaagaagaggaggaggaagaagagtcTGAGTATGAGACTGACTCTGAGGAGGAATATACTGGAGTAGCTATGGTGAAGCCTGTGTTTGTTCCCAAGTCAGAGAGAGATACAATTGCTGAGCGTGAGCgtcttgaagaagaagaacgggTCGCTGAAGAAGCTAGGAAAAGGAAAATGGAAGAAAGGAGGATTGAGACAAAGCAGCTTATTGTTGAGGAGATCCGGAAGGATGAAGAAATCCAGAAAAATTTGGAGATGGAGGCTAACATTGCTGATGTGGATACTGACGATGAAATTAATGAGGCAGAGGAATACGAGGCTTGGAAAGTTAGGGAGATTGGCAGGATCAAGAGGGATAGGGAGGATCGGGAAGCGATGTTGAAGGAAAAGGAGGAGATTGAGAGGGTAAGAAACATGACAGAGGAAGAGAGGAGAGAATGGGAGAGGAAGAATCCAAAACCCGTACGAGCATCAAAGCAGAAGTGGAAATTTATGCAGAAATACTATCACAAGGGTGCTTTCTTCCAGTCTAATCCTGATGATCGATCTGCCACTAGTGCGAGTGATAATATTTATACTCGTGATTTCTCTGCCCCGACTGGGGAAGATAAAATGGACAAGACAATATTACCCAAGGTTATGCAAGTCAAGCACTTTGGTCGTAGTGGAAGAACTAAATGGACTCATCTTGTCAATGAGGACACCACTGATTGGA
- the LOC130970265 gene encoding putative pentatricopeptide repeat-containing protein At1g12700, mitochondrial isoform X1, with protein sequence MVPTQIASRSRFHLHQRMGTLFHSIFNLPPFASFHFPILHFTCITSATNLDDHDDDCVRNSKRNDFRNSLRDRCKLGKLSNVGEALDLFHSMAMMKPLPSVVDFTLLLGVIVRMKHYTTAVSLVQYMNSSLGIKPDCFTLNIVINCLCRLKLTPFGFSVFATMLKLGLEPPLSTFTALINGLCMQGDVARAVGMVESLKKMGYQLDVYTYGVLINGLCKMGDTNAAIGWLHKMEERDCRSNVVVYSTIIDSLCKDGLVSEALNMFSEMCSKGIKPNIVTYSCLIQGLCNFGRWKDAASLLDEMMKVGMMPDLQTLNILVDVFCKEGKVMQAKSAIGFMILMGERPDAFTYNALIDRHCLQKEMNEAMKVFNLMVTRGCLPDIVTYTSLIHGWCMIKNVNKAMHLLNEMVNAGFVPDVVTWTTLIGGFCRVGRPLAAKELFFSMHKHGQMPNLQTCAVILDGLCKCQLLSEATSLFELMEKSGLDLNIVIYNIMLDGMWAAGEVNRASKLFSSLPAKSLQIHLYTYNIMVKGLCKQGLIDEAEDLLTNMEENGCPPNYSTYNVFVQGLLIKKDSLRSMKYLQIMTDKGFSVDATTTELIINYLSTNQGDSEFREFLFTKR encoded by the coding sequence ATGGTGCCAACCCAAATAGCTTCTCGGTCTCGTTTTCACCTTCATCAACGCATGGGTACTCTCTTTCACTCCATTTTCAATCTTCCTCCTTTTGCTTCTTTCCATTTCCCCATACTTCACTTTACTTGTATAACTAGTGCCACAAACCTTGATGATCATGATGATGATTGTGTGAGAAATAGCAAAAGAAATGACTTCAGGAACTCCTTGAGAGACAGGTGTAAGCTTGGTAAACTGAGTAATGTTGGTGAAGCTTTGGACTTGTTTCATTCTATGGCTATGATGAAGCCTTTGCCATCTGTGGTTGACTTCACTTTGTTGTTGGGTGTGATTGTGAGGATGAAGCATTACACAACTGCGGTATCTTTGGTTCAATACATGAATTCTTCTTTGGGCATAAAACCTGATTGCTTTACTCTTAATATTGTGATTAATTGCCTTTGTCGATTAAAGTTGACGCCTTTTGGGTTCTCTGTCTTTGCGACCATGCTCAAGCTTGGATTGGAGCCGCCTCTGTCGACTTTCACTGCTCTCATTAATGGGCTTTGCATGCAAGGCGATGTGGCTCGGGCAGTGGGGATGGttgaaagtttgaaaaagatgggttatcaATTGGATGTTTACACTTATGGAGTGTTGATTAATGGATTGTGTAAGATGGGTGACACTAATGCGGCTATTGGGTGGCTACATAAGATGGAAGAAAGAGATTGTAGATCCAATGTTGTAGTTTACAGCACAATTATTGATAGTTTGTGCAAGGATGGATTGGTGTCTGAGGCTTTAAATATGTTCTCAGAAATGTGCAGCAAAGGTATTAAACCAAATATTGTCACATACAGTTGTTTGATTCAAGGTCTTTGCAATTTTGGCAGATGGAAAGATGCTGCTTCCCTGCTGGATGAGATGATGAAAGTGGGGATGATGCCTGATTTGCAAACTCTAAACATTTTAGTGGATGTTTTCTGTAAAGAAGGAAAAGTTATGCAGGCTAAGAGTGCAATTGGATTTATGATTTTGATGGGCGAGCGGCCAGATGCCTTTACCTATAATGCATTGATTGATAGACATTGTTTGCAAAAGGAAATGAATGAGGCCATGAAAGTATTTAACTTAATGGTTACTAGGGGCTGTTTACCTGACATTGTGACTTACACTTCACTTATACATGGATGGTGTATGATTAAAAACGTAAATAAGGCTATGCATCTTTTGAATGAAATGGTCAATGCTGGATTCGTTCCTGATGTTGTCACTTGGACCACTCTTATTGGTGGGTTTTGTCGAGTTGGTCGACCATTGGCTGCAAAAGAACTCTTTTTTAGTATGCACAAACATGGCCAGATGCCCAATCTCCAGACTTGTGCTGTTATATTGGATGGTCTATGTAAATGCCAGCTTCTTTCCGAGGCAACATCGTTGTTTGAATTAATGGAGAAGAGTGGTTTGGATCTTAACATTGTGATTTATAATATTATGCTTGATGGAATGTGGGCTGCTGGAGAAGTAAACAGGGCGTCGaaacttttttcttctttgccTGCTAAAAGTCTGCAAATTCATTTGTATACTTATAACATTATGGTTAAAGGTCTCTGCAAACAAGGTTTAATAGATGAAGCTGAAGACTTACTTACgaacatggaagagaatggCTGCCCGCCAAACTACTCCACTTA